TTCCGGAGCTGCAGCTTCTCGATGATGCCCTTGGGGGTCATATCGAAATTCTTTACGATAATCTTCGCTATCTCTTTTTCGTCTATTTTGCCGGTGCCGAAGGTATCGACAAAGACCGAGACCGGCTCGGGCACGCCGATGGCATAGGCGAGCTGGATCTCACAGCGTCCGGCAATGCCGGCTGCAACGATATTCTTGGCGATATAGCGCGCCATGTACGAGGCGGAGCGGTCGACCTTCGAGGGGTCCTTTCCCGAGAACGCTCCCCCGCCGTGGCTCCCGACGCCGCCGTAGGTGTCGACGATGATCTTCCTCCCGGTCAGTCCCGTATCGCCCTGCGGACCGCCGATAACGAACCGTCCGGTAGGGTTGATGTGATAAACGACCGACTCCTCATCGAGCAGCGAGGAAGGGACCACCGGCTTGATGACCTTCTCGATGACATCTTCTCTCAGCTCCTTGAGGGTCACGTCAGGGCTGTGCTGGGAAGAAATGACGATGGTCCTCACCTTGTGCGGCTTCCCGTCCCTGTACTCGATCGAGACCTGCGATTTGCCGTCGGGACGGAGATAGCCGAGCACGTCCTTCTTTCTCACTTCGGTCAGCTTCCTCGTGAGCTTGTGCGCGAGCATGATGGTCATCGGCATCATCTCGGGGGTCTCGTCGCAGGCGAACCCGAACATAAGGCCCTGATCGCCGGCGCCGCCGACATCGACGCCCATCGCGATATCCGTCGACTGCTTATCGATAGAAGTGATGACCGCGCAGGTCTCGTAATCGAAGCCGTACTTGGCCCTCGTATACCCGATGTCCTTTATCGTATCCCTGACGATATCGGGGATGTGGACGTAACAGTTGGTCGTGATCTCTCCTGAAACAAAGGCCATGCCCGTGGTAACGAGGCATTCGCAGGCGACCCGCGCTATAGGGTCCTGCGCTATAATCGCGTCGAGCACCGCATCCGAGATCTGATCGGCTATCTTATCGGGATGCCCCTCGGTCACCGACTCAGACGTA
This is a stretch of genomic DNA from Nitrospirota bacterium. It encodes these proteins:
- the metK gene encoding methionine adenosyltransferase, whose translation is MGNSRDFLFTSESVTEGHPDKIADQISDAVLDAIIAQDPIARVACECLVTTGMAFVSGEITTNCYVHIPDIVRDTIKDIGYTRAKYGFDYETCAVITSIDKQSTDIAMGVDVGGAGDQGLMFGFACDETPEMMPMTIMLAHKLTRKLTEVRKKDVLGYLRPDGKSQVSIEYRDGKPHKVRTIVISSQHSPDVTLKELREDVIEKVIKPVVPSSLLDEESVVYHINPTGRFVIGGPQGDTGLTGRKIIVDTYGGVGSHGGGAFSGKDPSKVDRSASYMARYIAKNIVAAGIAGRCEIQLAYAIGVPEPVSVFVDTFGTGKIDEKEIAKIIVKNFDMTPKGIIEKLQLRKPIYKKTAAYGHFGRNEEGFTWEVTDMAATLKKAAGV